The genomic stretch ATAGCGCGTAGCGGTCGACAGGTTTGGTAGATGACTAGCAGGCAGTGTGGAGGGAGGATATTGAGTATTTCGAGCAATATTTCGACTGGCAGTCGAAGAAGGTAACTGCGAGTATGAGGCCGGAGCCgttggaagctggagaggaGTTTAATGATGTTCATGGTGAAATATTCCTGCGTTTCTCCTTATTCTTGTTTAGGTAGGTGTATATCTCTGGGGAAGAATTAGGATATGATCGGTAGCATGGACAAGGTAATATATTTGTTATTCGTCAGCTTAGCCCCATTGCAGAACCTGGACAGTAAACCTTTCTGGAGGTCAGAGGAAGTTTATTGGTAGAGGTTTGTCTATGCATTGCCGAAATCTTCTATAACATTCTAGTTCATTATTAAACGCAAATCTAGAGACACAAAGTTTAAATACACAGCTAAATGCTGGAGTGGCTTCCTAGATATACCCACAAtattggagagagaggagacaCAGGCATTGATAAGCTTTCACCAAGTACCGTCGGGCCGTAACCGCACCAGCCACTTACACTGCAACAAGCATCTATTAAGATGTGGCTAGTtattggagctggaagagactCAGTCAGATGTTTCGAGAGGCGATGTTGACTTCGAACTCAGGCGAGGTGGCTTCCTGACGGAATCCTCCGGTGGCCCAAGCAGGGATGGCCGCTGTCGGGATCGAGTCAAGCATCTTGTATACTCCCGGATTTGATACAAATATGCTGAAGGGGCACAGAGCTAAAGGCACGAGCGGCTACGTGGGTTCATACCTGCTGAGCTTATCGGCGGAAGCGCCCCAGAAGCCGGCCCGGTGCCTGAAGCCACTTTAACTCTGTGGATAGTCCAGGCCTAGCGTTAAGCTATACTGATACAGACGATACCGATGGTGGGAGGTGAACGAGACGTCCTCGGCTCACCGTTACTCTCTGTATGGGCGTGCATTTTATCCCTATAGACGCCATTGGATGATACATTGAAAAATAGTACTTTCATACACACAACGGTTATCCAGCCATGTATCATGAAGCTATTCAGCGAAAAATCAAATCAACCGCCAGTTTCCAAGCCAATCAATATCATAGACAGCAGGCATACGTATGCATATGATGCAGCAACCTGTAAATAACCTCTGCAAGGCCCAAAGGGGCAGACAACCCTAAGATAATGACTCATTATAGAGTTTGAGCGTCATTTGGAGGACAAGTATTATCAGAGGCGTAAACTTGACTTGATATTCTTCCCCAAATAGTCTTGGTATGAGCGAAATTGTTCGCTTTACGTTTCCCAACATAACCTTTgaaaaggttttttattatggCTATAACTATGACAGAGTGAGATATCGAATGCGTACaaagtgtatatatattgcTTGCTGCCCCTAAcctgccttggcctttttcttcttcttttttctttttccaggCATAGCATCCGTTCGttctgaaaaaaaaaaaaaactatatattaatatacgttttttttatcttatttttttttccactaTGTCTGCCATTGCAACATGGTATGGTGCCGGCGTTGGCACATTAAGTGTTTTAAACGCCATAGGCGTTTTTAAATTGGTAGGTAGGTGGTGGAGGGGGGAGCCCCTTTGGGGGGGAGGATATTGCGGTTAGGGGTTTGAGGAGTGGTTTGGAGAGGTTAACGGGGAGGGTGGGTGGattggagaggagggagagggagcgTTGGCAGCAGGAGAGGAGGGAacgggagagggagaggcaggaatgggagagggagaggagcgaGCTGCACGGGCAGCTGCAGGACGTATTGATCCAGCAGATTAAGAGTCTGCTGGGTCCGACCAGCAGCCCCGGGACAGCATAGTTCCTGCTCCGCCCGTCCTCCCCAAGCGCCAGCAGcgttgttttttttgtttttgtcatTCTTTTCAGCGTGGTTTTGTCATTCGTTTTCAGCGTTGGCATGTCACTCTTTTCAGTATTTGGCGTGTCATTCTTTTTCAGCGTTGGCGTGTCACTCTTTTCAGTATTTGGAGTGTCATTCTTTTTCAGCGTTGGCGTGTCACTCTTTTCAGTATTTGGAGTGTCATTCTTTTTCAGCGTTGGCGTGTTATTCTTTGAGATCGAGTTCCTCGAGGTCAAGGCCGAGAGTGTCTTTGAGAGACGCGTCTTTGCACAAGACTTCCCCAAGAGTTGGTGTGTTATTTTTTGACACTGTTGTTTTGTTATTCTTTTTCAGCGTTAGTGTGTTATTCTTTGAGATCGAGTTCCTTGAGGTCAAGGCCGAGAGTGTCTTTGGGAGACGCGTCTTTACACAAGACTTCCCCAAGAGTTGGTGTGTTATTCTTTGACAGTGTTGGTgtgttattttttttttttttgatagTGTggttttattaattattcTTTGACAGCATTAGTGTGTTATTCTTTGACAACGTTGGTTGATTCAACATTCCTTTTACCAACAGCTTGTTGCTCCCTCCAGCGGCGGTTTGTTATCCTTGACAGCAGTGGTTGGTTatggccttttccagcgGTGGGTTGTCATTCTCGACAACAGCATTTGACTAACTATTCTTTGCAGTGACGGTTCAATGTTCCTTTCAGCGGTGGTTTGTCATTCCCAATAGCGGTAGTGATTATggactcttctctctcctcagcGGCGGTCTGTCATTCTTGATAACAGTGGTTTTCATTTCATTTATTCTTGGGCAAACGCGTCATTAAAATCACCAGCAAAGCCGTTTTGGGCCTGTGAATGTCACAAGCATTGAAGCTCCCGCGgctcttggaagatggcttcTCGATTGGAAAGTTGATGGAGTTGGGTAAGCAAGTTCTCTCATATCCTTGATTCGGGTACCTAGATCAAGCTAGCCAGGTATATGACAGCACTCTCTCATTGCTCTCGCCCCCCCTACCTCGAGGATGTTGACCTCGATCAAACCGGTTGGCCTCGATCAAGCTAGGCGGCTCAGATCAAACTAGGCGGCTCGGATCACTTTCACGACTATGAGCCCGACATCCAGCACGAGTCGCAATAGATTGATCTATTGGGGAACATAGATATCAACGGCTTTGTCCTAGCTCTTATATCTTCTCCAAGTCCCCGTCTAGGAGAAAGTATCTTCCCCcccttgtttttctttacaCTTTCGTtacgtcttcttccattgcAACATGGTGTAGTGCTAGTGTTAGCACTATCAATACCCTCTGGAACCTTGGTGATTTTTACGTCCTTGGGCGCTGGCCTTTAGGGGGCGGGCGTATGGGAGGGCAGAATGGAGGCCCTggaggacaaggccaagttgATCCAGGGgaggaaggagaagatgacgaaggaataggaggaggagagggaggaaCTCCGGCAGGGTAGAGAGCGCTGtggggaagaaaagaaaggagatgaaggcgtTGCGGCAGACTATAATAAGAATCTGGTGCTACTGCTaatattgctactattgctagGTGTATATAATAGATAGATAGTTAGACAATGGATATTGTATATACCCGGATACATCAACTGCTTTATTGAGCTTTATGTGAGTACTGTAATAGAGCTggggtgctagataacttTTCCCTTATTTGACTGTGTATCATGCAGCTATCCACCAAGATGTACATCAGTCATCAGTCTCCAGGCTAATCAATATTAAAGATGACAGGCAGACACATGCACATGGCGAAGTCAGTGGGTAAATAACACGGAGCCAATGACTCATTACAAAATTTTTTATTGTCAATGCTTTTACCGAGGTTCCAATAATTGGTTTGCGCACAGACAGTTGAGCAGGAAGGCTTAGGCGTTCCGGTCCGCGTAAGCAGAGTACCAGCACAGCAAATTATTAGAATATAGAATTATAAGCCTGGTGATAGTCAAGATGTTCAATAAAACGGCATCTCCTTTATTAGGTGTGATGTTTTGCCTGTCATCACACGGCTGAAAGCGCAGATTCCTTGCTATTGCGGGCTACTCGCTGCTAGAAGCATTTGTTTGCTCATGCCGAGAGCCAACGCATGGATAGCCGCCGCACGGACTATATGAATACGCAGATTCtagattttcttcttcttctctctctagcTATTTatctgctttctttctttctgctgCACGTGAGAGCTCCCATGATCTGATGCAGCAAGCCTGTCCGTGTGCAACACCACGGCACTATTTATTTCGACTCTCTCTTTAGATagatcatcgtcatcaataTCATCATCTATTTCCCCTTGATACCTTTCATCGCCTTCTTTTACTCGCCTTCCAAGAACAATTTCTACCACGCTCATATCCCCGCTATGGAGCTCACGAACTTACCCACGGAGCTTTTGAATGCGATCCCTCTCTATTTGACGAGCAAAGACATCAAAAACTTGAGACTCGTGTCCAAGTTGTTTTCCGACATACCTTTACAGCTCTCTAGGGTGTTTATAAGCGCGAACCCGATAGACATTGAGGTGTTTCGCTCTATCGCGGATCATGAGGCCTACAGACATAGtgtaaaagaaattatttgGGATGAGGCCCGATTCGGCAATCCTCGTTCTGGATGTGACGGGCATGAAATGGAGCTTCGCGAGGCACCTCGTGAATATATGAATGCTTGCAAAGAGAACTTGGCCGACATTTTGGGAAGGCGATCCATGTACGCTGTCCATTTTCCCTCTGAAAAGGCTATAGACGAGCAAGTAAAGGCCCAGATGCCTATATTCGAATCATGGCTGCTCTATTGCGAGTATGCAGACCGGCAAAACAAAGTTTTGAAAGACGGTGGCGATATTAAAGCGTTTGAATACGGCCTCGAACGCTTTCCGGCTCTCGAGAGAATCACGTTGACGCCAGCAGCCCATGGGACAATCTTCAATCCACTGTATAGAACACCGATGCTTCGATCGCTTCCATATGGCTTCAACTACACCATTCCGCGCGGTTGGCCGGGCACTTATTTTCATTTGAGCAGCGAGCCGTGGGAAACCGAGGCTGATAAAGAGCAATGGCGAGGCTTTCGAGAAGCCATTCGTTGCCTCGCGGATAACAAAGCACCGTCGGTGAAAGAGCTTGTTCTCGACGTTCATCAGTTGCCAACAGGCTTGACCTGCCATTTTTTCGACAGTCCCTGCCGAGAATACGACCAGCTCATTGATGTTCTTCGCAGGCCTGGTTTCCGCCGCTTTGATCTCGCCCTCACCGCCGGCGGCCAGCCCACTGTCGACTGGATGTCATTCCGGAACAGGCGCATACGACGTGCCCTGGCAGAGGCGTCGAAAGACTTGGAGCATATCCATTTGAGGACGGATTGGGGTGAAGAACCAGATTATCGTACTGGGCTGGACAGCAGCGGCCTCCCTTATCACTTCACCCCACTGCTTGACATCTTTCCCATGGAGCAATGGCCGAGACTCCGGCACTTTGGGCTATCAAAGTTCCTTGTGCGGCAAAATGATGTCATGTCTCTTCTGAAAGCATTGCCAGTCACGATTCGGACCATTGAGCTCAGCTTTTTGTGCTTCTTAAACGACGTGGGCAGTTACGAAGCCCTGCTTTACGAGATGCGTGATACTCTAGATTGGCGCAATAGAGAAGCCGCAGCTCGCCCCAAAGTCAAGATTGGCTTGGAAATCTCCCCCCGAAGAGACGCTATATGGCCGAGCAATCTGGTTCGAAAGAGAAGTGGATTCGTTTTTGTACAAAGGGGGGGCCTTGTCCGTTTCCATGCGAtccagatgatggcgagtcCAGAGATGGTGGTATGATACGGGACGAATTTCAGCCTGAGATTGACGGCCCATGGGTTGATTGTCCTGTTTGGAACCGCAAGGATTGGGAATCATATTCGCGAGCCTACgatgaaaagggggggaatCCTGACGTACAGGCAGCTTATGATGCTTTGGAGGCCATGGATTACGAAGACTAACCCGCCATGGGTTCGAGCCTTTGTCTTCTTACTTGTAGGGTTGTTGATCTCGAACGTTTATATAAAGCTAGTATTTCAGTCATGAGTTTCGATTTTATGGAAATAGTTTAatagaaggagagaaagctACAATCAATACTACCCCGTCTATTTAAACGTCATCAGAGGCTAACCCATGGAGCTCTCGACAGTGCCAAATACTTGTCACCCAGCTTCATCCTGAAGAAAGCTTTACAGGGGCTTACCACACCAGCTTGGCCTCGCAACTGGCGTTGTGATACCTTTAGGGCACCGTCACTGTCATCTTGGGCCCAGCCGCTGTCGTCAACTTGGAGGTCATTGCAGATCGCGCGATTTCAGGCCATGTGCGCTCAACGCAAACGTATACCTCGGCTTGAAGTCCAGAACAGTCAGCTTTGACGGCTGGATTCCATTTATAAAAGTCTCCGAGGTCGATTTTCGCATGAGCGGCAATACCGGAGCATCCGTCTCCTTTCTTCACCTTGTAAAACCCGCTGCATTGGTCGACCATGCCGCTTTGTCTTGGAGTGGGCGTATGCAAGCCAGTGTATGTTGCAGTGGCATGTGTGTACGTCTGTGAAGCACTCTTGGTCACCGCGGGATCAGTCATTGTTGTGTGCTTGTCATTgtcattgtcgtcgtcgtcgtcgtcgtcgtcttcggtgTAAGGCTGATTTCCGCCGGGGTATGTCGAAATACAATAATATGTGCCTTTAGATAGTCCTTTGCAATCTTTACCAACGGAAGGGTTCATTAAGCAAAAATCTTTCATATTCAAGTTGTTAAGGCCCATGATTGTGTCGCATGTGGTTTCGGGCCCTATGAGAAACCAGTCGGTGCAGTTCGCAGTCTCTCCAACCGCTCGAGGACTTGGTGGACTTTGAACAGGATCGGGAGCTACAATATATGAGCCACAGTTCAATTCCAATTTCACGCAAATGTTTCATGAAGGAGTAGAGATTCTCtgtcaagaaaaaaaaaacaagtctTACTTGGAGAAGGGGTGGTCAGCAGGAGGCAGTATGAGCTGCTTGCAGAGAGCGTACATGGCTGCGGATCGTTACTGCCACTAGATGTAATTTTCTGTTTGTCCTCCCTCAAGGATGGATTCCATAACATGAACTCCTACCACAACCAAGTCAGTATTCCACACAGCGTGAGAAAGTGGTAGGATTGTACACACCTCGAGTGAAGTGTCTGCCTGGTAAGCCCATCCCAAACAATCGGTATCATCATTTTCGAGCCAAAAGTACCTTAGAGcaaaataaattaaaaatctgtcccttgcccttggcaaAGTGCACTTACAAACTACAATCTCGGCGTGTGCCGTTTGCCATCGGAATTTTAGGCTTGCTGGTCCTATACGAGGCCATAATGTCCCTCCTCGGTACTGACTTCATAGGCAGCTCAACCCAGATGTCGTTATCAGTTTGATCTCCGCCATATCCTGAGTAAGTAGATATGTTTCCTACTGGCCTGACACAGTAATAATAGTACAGCAGAAGGTGAGTGCAATTACTGTGGACCTCTGGGTTTAAAAATatgcttcatcatctgtcaGTATCATCGCGCGATATACAGCAAGGTGATTTGGCGACTTACAAATCTTTCAGCGATGTGCCAAACTCAGCTTCAATAGTCGAACAATCATCCCCTTTGGCTACTTTGTAGAACTGCCCGCAACGCTCATTGGTCGCTTTAAGTACCAGCGTTGGCTTTGGTCTATGCGAATCTTGTAAGTTTCCTTGAGACGATCAATTGCATGGCATGGAAGAAGCTTACGCCGGGGTTGAGATGGTAGTCGTGGCTCCGCGCGAGTTATTGGGGATAGAAAATTTGCCTGAAGGATTGCTGATACAAATATTCTTGCCCAAGAAATCATTCATGTTTCTTTCATACAATTAGCTCTCCTTGACTGCAGAGTCAATCTACCCATCCGTGGCCTCAACTTACGTGCAGGCAGGTCTGAGATTGTCGTTCCAAGCGAGAATTTGTGCATAGGTGATGTTATTCTCCCTGGTGATCCTACTACAGGTGTCGCCATCGTGAACAGTGTGCTTTTTGCATtcgatagcagcagcagatccGTTGGTCAAAACAGGAGCGGGAAATGCGAATGCATGAGCCCGGAgagcaagaaggaaaagagaaaagaaaagcctATAAAGGTCCATTGTTGCACTCAAGAAAAGTAGCACTTGCAAAAATGCAGCAAAAGGTGTTTTTTGGCTATAGACTTAATGTAGAGATGCAGAATAaatgctgaagaagagactcTTTCTCATGAAGCAACGAGTTTTTCCTCACGACCGCACGGACCGCTCCCAAGGCACATTGTGTGCGATTTTCAAGACAAATCCTGTCTTCTGCACTTCAAAGACGACCGATTAGCACAAGTATGGATTGAAGGCTGTGATTGTTACGATGCATAATGCAAACATGAAGGTCATTGAGAAGGATGCTGCCCGATAGCAAACATCGACATGACTACATTTTCAAGGGTGCCGTGTATTGGAACCAGTCCTCTTTCCACATTAAGCATGACTTGCGTCAATTATTTTCTGCTAAAAACTTGACAATACGCATATACTTGGCTTTTTCAATTTCCCTATACCATCAATATTCAACGATGATGCATTTTTAGGGCTGTACCAACAAGAGGCATAAGAAGAGGCCTGAGTCGCTAAAGTCGGCTCAACGCAGCGACCCGGCATGGGTCTTCCCGTGCTCTTGGCTTTGCAAAAGTTCCCGCCCAAGGTCCGCgtagaaaaaaaggggattCAAAACAATCAACAAACATTTCTCAATCTCACACATCACAATAACGCTAGTATCTACATTGCCATTGATCATAGGAAcagaagttatccagcactttAGCTATAGCATGGACTACCATGTACTAATAAGTACTTGAACTACAGCTACTACGGCTACTGCTGTTTTAAAGAGGCATAGCTATACTGATATAATAATTGAATACTCTTACATATAGGCTAACGATGTATAGTTTATCAAGCTATAGCTAAGGTATTAAACAATACAACTAAAGTGCTGGGTGAGTTTTCCTCTAATAAACTAGCGTTTATGTTTTGAACTTGTTTCAGGCCCTGCCGCCAAGATCCACATCAGCTTTTGCGGCCAAGACGTGGCAAACCACTTGATTATAAAAGTGCGCTGGCTTTATTCGCATATTTGTCTTCGTCGTGTCGTGCTCAAAGAATAATACGCGGGTAGGCGATTCATGAAACCCCCGGAGCAGGGATGACATGGGTTTTTATCACCATACTTGCTCTAGCATGGCGGCTGATCAAAGCGGgtaaacaaacaaaccaCATATTTCTTCCCTGAAACAACGGAATTGAGCATTAGAGAGATCTTCCCCTTGTCGGCCAAGACCGAGAGTAAAAATAGCTAGAATACATGCTAGAGCTTTGTGGTATGTACTTATTTATACAAATTTATATAATCTGCAATGGCGAGCCACGAATAACACATTCAAATTTTAAGTATTCTAATGGTGGCATCATTACATTTAGCATTAATGAAAGCAATATAGGTGGTTTCTTGCTCCGATTTCGTTCTCTGAAGCCATAGTTTATGAGAGTTGTCACTCAATTTCAGGTATTTGGGaacatatatataaagcaGGAGAGCTGGCACCCTTGTAGATAGAAGAAGATTTACTGACCAAAAGGGGGACAAGGTCTGTGTGGGAAACAACCATTTTTGGAACATCCGAGCTTAGCAATAATGGCGCAGACCTAACACTCCTTGCCATATTAGGGAATGAGAATGACAAACAGCTGCCTGGCGGTGAGTCTGTCCTCTTCCCGTCGGTGTTTCAAAATGGAAACTATCAAATTATCActatccagctgctccagggTCCAACAAGCCTCATTTCGCACTCTATCAAATGACCAAGTTCTTGGGCTCGGGAGGCCGTGCTGCTTGATTGCTCATGACTCTCTGCGATGACAACCTGTACATTGCATACCCAAGTATATATGAATAGAGTGAGAGATAGAAGTAAATGTAGTTTGAACCTTTTCGTATCAAGAAAGAATTGCAACACAGAGAGTCGGATATAATCATTTTGATACTACAGAGGATCGACTGGCATCAGTCCTCGTGATGCTATGGAGATGCGTCGATTCTCATTCTTTTACccgtccatcttcttgctcataTCAGCACTGCTTTCATTTCACTACATTTCCTCCTGCGTTTACGGTCTCCGGCACACTCAATCACATCACGAATGGCGCGAGACTGGCATCGTCGAAGCTAGGCTGGCTCAACCAAGGCAAAGCGGCTACACCTGCTCTAAGAAAGAGCCATGTCCTAACGGTGCTTGTTGCGGTGTTAGTGGTTGGTGTGGTTATGGCCCAACGTATTGTGGAAAAGGTTGTCAGTCCAACTGTAATGCCAAAGCAGAATGCGGCAAGTTCGCTCCCAAAGCCGAACAATCTTGCCCCCTTAATGTCTGCTGCTCAGAATTTGGTTTCTGCGGTACAACAAGCGAGTTCTGTGGCAAAGGTTGTCAATCCAACTGTCATCAGCCGAAGCCGTCCGGCCCTCCGTCAAATGTTCAGAAACGAGTGGTCGGATACTGGGAAGCGTGGAATACTCAGCATCTATGTGGTACTAtggaggctggagagatTCCTGCCAATTATCTGACTCACTTGAATGTTGCATTTGGATACATCACTTCGGACTTTCGAATTACTAACATGGATGGCCTGTCAACCAATGTTTATGAAAGTGTTGGTGACATAAAGGCTCGGAATCCGAACTTGAAGCTACTCATTGCCCTCGGTGGTTGGAAATTCAGCGATCCAGGTCCGTGGCAAAGCGTGTTTCCAGCTATGGTGTCTACAGCGGCGAATCGAGCAGTGTTTATAAAAAATGCCTTGAAATTCTTAGAGAACTATGGGTATGATGGATTGGGTAagttctttgtctttgcaaTTGATCTGACTGTTCGCTAATTGCTCTTGTTATCCCTCGATAGATTTTGGTAAGTGTATCACCCCAACACCATCGACGACCCATAGCAATCTCATCTCGACATACTACGGATCGCACACAAACAAGCCGAATGTAtaatccaaaaaaaaaaaaaatttttagCTTACAATGAAGCAGATTGGGAGTACCCTGGAGCCGACGATCGCGGCGGCACTGAGAAGGATGGCGAAAACTATGCTGTGCTGTTAAAGGAACTGCGAGCCGCAATCAAAGCCAGTGGCCGCGACTATCTCGTCACATTTACGGCTCCAACCTCTTACTGGTATCTTCGCCATTTCGACTTGGAGAACATGGTTCCTCATGTTGACTGGGTGAATTTAATGTCATATGACCTTCATGGAGTGTGGGACGGCAACAATACAATCGGTAAACAGGTCTTGGCCCATAGCAACTTGACAGAGATTGATCTTTCACTTGATCTAGTGAGTCAAAGGGTACAAAGCATGGGCTTTTGGAAGGCTACTGACCCTTTTTGGCAAATAGTTTTGGAGAGTCGGAGTTGAACCATCAAAAATCGTTCTAGGTCTCGGATTTTACGGTAGATCGTTCCGTTTAAAAGACCCTCGCTGTTGGAAGCCCGGATGTGCCTTTAGCGGCCCAGGGGATGCAGGCCCATGTTTTGGCACTGCAGGCATATTATCTTTCAGAGGTGATAACTTTCCATTCATATACTCATGATTGTCCTTGGCGTGAAAGGTGCTGATAGAGCTGGCGTATAAAGAGATTACAGATGTACTTCGTCGAACTGGCGCAACAGCTTACTGGGATAAAAAGGCAGCCGTCAAATATATGCCTTATGGAAAGAACTCGTGGATCTCGTAAGTAACTTGACATCCTATTTTCTCATCAGATGGTCATAAGCTAACGACGCTCAAGTTTTGACGATGTCCAAACGATACAGACCAAGATCGATTACGCGAATAAACTAGGGCTTTCGGGCTTGATGATATGGGCCATCGACCTTGATAATGGACAGCTAGATGCGCTTAGAGCAACCTCTGATCCGTCTGTCATTGGCAACGACGACACCCCATTTGATCTAGTGGATATCAAGAATATTTTCCCGACTGAATACCTTCCTCCTAACGGATACACTCCAAGGTATGGACTGGTTAACTTTGGGGGCTCTCTAGGCTCAGCCAATATGGATCCAGGTAACGGCGGatttggcttcttcctcataTCAGGCGATTCTCACGTCGCTTCGCCACTGACTAAACGGGACAATGAGCCGGATCCATTCAAATTCTTGGATTGCCATGGCACGAAAGTCGCATTGCAGTCGGGCATTTCCAAAGCCAGAGTTGCTTGCTTTAGTGATGATGTGGAAGGCTGCTTCCGAGTCATGGAACAAGGTATCGAGGGTACTCTGGTGGAGCTACCGGACCATGTGAGTGATCATTTCTCCAACTTCCGATGAAACGACCAGCTCTCTAATTTGTACGGATTGCTTAGTGTTTTTCACAACAATATGCAAGAGCTGTTTCTATTTAGGTTTCACCAGGTAAGTCCCTTATTTTACAAACGTTGCAACATGTAGCTCACCAGCCAGATCAATACATCCCCACAATGTTTGACGGCAGACAGCCAACCTCACAGGTCTTTGACTTTTACTTTGATTTCAATATGGGTCTTGCCCGCCGAGATaccaacaacaccagcatCCGTATTGACTACTCAAATGTCAAGGGCTACTGGGACTCTGTTGTCAACTCGCCTGGCATCCAAACTCGGCATCTTACACGCAGATTCTTCGCCCCATCATCTGTAGAATGGCAGAAAAAATATTCCAGCGACGGTTATTCGGCATTTGAAGATTCCAAGTCTTTTGACATTAGTGAAGATGTACAAGCCCCACTACTGTGGCAGACTGCTCAAGATTGTCCAGTTGATGGCTCGACATTCAATGAAGGCATTGGTGCTTACATAAAAGGAAAGCTCAATGCTCACTTTCTCTATGGTTTCTCCATGGTGGTAAGTGGActcttaatttttttttccgtgCCTATCACAGTACCATTGACCAGCTTGTCTTGGTAGGCATCCCTTAACCGAGGAGCATTTCAGATTCAAGAGTCCAGTGGGTTCTTGCACGTATCTGGAAACACAAATTTTACATATGCCGTTGGGGGAGTCGGATCTCTCGATATATCGGAAGCTGGCAAGGGAAATCCGGCCATAAGTGACGACATTCCGGTGACGCTAGGTGGGCATGCTATCAGTGCCGGCAACTCTGCTGATATGGCTACCTTTGAACCCTTTTACCAAATTCAGTACGAGATGGCCACTATGAATGGGACTGACATAAGAAGTTTCGGAGACGACAGTATTCCATTCAATGGGCGGCTACAAACCAGAATTTTGTCCGACTTGGGTGACTCAACAGTATATTTTCCGATTTCCAATACAGAGTTAGATGCGACCcccaagaagcgcaatgGAAACAGAATCGTGGTACCGGCAACTAACGTATTGTATAATGGACTGGGATACGGTGGGAGAATAGCTCTGAGCAGCATTGTTACGTTTGGTCTGAAGAGTAAACTGCTTTTGGGGGGCCAACATCTTCCCCTACCGATTGATCTGCCCAATGTGAGCGATTGGCAAATGCTATGTGATTGATCATCAGCTAACCTTTCTCACAGATGTCTGTCACTTACAATACAATGACCGAATTTGTCTTCTCTTcagaaaaaggaaacaatCAAGAAATGTCATGCGCGGATTATTCGGTAACGTCAGTAAATTTCACGTTCACTACAGGAGGCAGGTTGAAATACTAATACACAATGGACGAATAGAACTTTAGCCTACCAATCGCAGAATGACACGTAAGTTTCCCTATACGCTCCATCTTCTACAAATTGATGGGATTCGGATGCTTATGGCTGGCGAGAAC from Trichoderma atroviride chromosome 3, complete sequence encodes the following:
- a CDS encoding uncharacterized protein (CAZy:GH18), which gives rise to MEAGEIPANYLTHLNVAFGYITSDFRITNMDGLSTNVYESVGDIKARNPNLKLLIALGGWKFSDPGPWQSVFPAMVSTAANRAVFIKNALKFLENYGYDGLDFDWEYPGADDRGGTEKDGENYAVLLKELRAAIKASGRDYLVTFTAPTSYWYLRHFDLENMVPHVDWVNLMSYDLHGVWDGNNTIGKQVLAHSNLTEIDLSLDLFWRVGVEPSKIVLGLGFYGRSFRLKDPRCWKPGCAFSGPGDAGPCFGTAGILSFREITDVLRRTGATAYWDKKAAVKYMPYGKNSWISFDDVQTIQTKIDYANKLGLSGLMIWAIDLDNGQLDALRATSDPSVIGNDDTPFDLVDIKNIFPTEYLPPNGYTPRYGLVNFGGSLGSANMDPGNGGFGFFLISGDSHVASPLTKRDNEPDPFKFLDCHGTKVALQSGISKARVACFSDDVEGCFRVMEQGIEGTLVELPDHVSDHFSNFR
- a CDS encoding uncharacterized protein (EggNog:ENOG41); its protein translation is MELTNLPTELLNAIPLYLTSKDIKNLRLVSKLFSDIPLQLSRVFISANPIDIEVFRSIADHEAYRHSVKEIIWDEARFGNPRSGCDGHEMELREAPREYMNACKENLADILGRRSMYAVHFPSEKAIDEQVKAQMPIFESWLLYCEYADRQNKVLKDGGDIKAFEYGLERFPALERITLTPAAHGTIFNPLYRTPMLRSLPYGFNYTIPRGWPGTYFHLSSEPWETEADKEQWRGFREAIRCLADNKAPSVKELVLDVHQLPTGLTCHFFDSPCREYDQLIDVLRRPGFRRFDLALTAGGQPTVDWMSFRNRRIRRALAEASKDLEHIHLRTDWGEEPDYRTGLDSSGLPYHFTPLLDIFPMEQWPRLRHFGLSKFLVRQNDVMSLLKALPVTIRTIELSFLCFLNDVGSYEALLYEMRDTLDWRNREAAARPKVKIGLEISPRRDAIWPSNLVRKRSGFVFVQRGGLVRFHAIQMMASPEMVV
- a CDS encoding uncharacterized protein (EggNog:ENOG41), whose product is MYALCKQLILPPADHPFSNPPSPRAVGETANCTDWFLIGPETTCDTIMGLNNLNMKDFCLMNPSVGKDCKGLSKGTYYCISTYPGGNQPYTEDDDDDDDDNDNDKHTTMTDPAVTKSASQTYTHATATYTGLHTPTPRQSGMVDQCSGFYKVKKGDGCSGIAAHAKIDLGDFYKWNPAVKADCSGLQAEVYVCVERTWPEIARSAMTSKLTTAAGPKMTVTVP